The segment GCgaaaggagttgattacacaaagaagATACCCTATTACAGGGACGCCCGCCCGCTATTCAACATTCTATAAGCCTTTTGCACGTtgtgcaacccggccaattTGGTATTTTGGTTTTCACAGTTTTTTTCCTCCATTAGTATGGAATGCTCTTGAAATCACAACATTTCCCTAGCTTGTTTACATTCCAATCCCCTTACCTATTGTTCCAACTGGGATCCAACAGCAGATGTCCGTCAGTACTATCGCAAACACTGTTGCAGCCAAATTTTTCTCCCTTTCTTTTGATTTGCTGGATCTAACACTTGCCCCGGAGCGCATAACTTCTACAAACATACTGATTTGCCCAACCAATATCCCGAGGAAAAGGAAGAAATTGAAGCCTACAAATATTATCATTGAATATTCCCATCCTGTCCGTCTTTTGACAGAGAGTGGAAGAGAAATGCAGATTCCAGACTGGGcataaaaatctttgaaaattggGAGTGGTAATAATGGAATCAAAGATAGAAGAAGAGAAATCACCCAGGCTAGAACAGATAAGATGGAAGCAGTTTTTATGCTAAATTTTAGATTAGAGAAAGGGTATTTTACTGCAATGAATCTATCAAGAGTGATAAGAAATACGGTAAGAGCTGACGCCTCACTCGACAGTGTAGCGATGATTCCCGTCACAGTACACGCAGCACTGTGTCTCCACGTGTAATCGGATAGCCCATATCTCcctgtgtatatcaaatttGTTATAGCTACAATGTACAAGTAGACTCCCATTAAAAAGTCTGCTAGGCTCAGATTTATGGTGAAAATCGTATACTTTTTGGAGGACATATTCTtgaaattgtaaacattgtatAACAATACAAGAAAATTTCCGAAGGTTGCCAATAGAGCTATGTACCAAATAGTAACACTTAAAACTGGGACATTGATAAGATTTTCACAGGAAGATATTCCATCGACTGGTGCAATGCACTGTAGCTCATTAGCTGTACGTGGGTTGGCACAACAAATAGAAAAGTACTCCACTTGCAACAATTGCAAACTTTTCAATCCATTAAACATTCCATCATAAACTTGGAAATcgttctcctgaatatacagtTCCTGTAAGGATTCTAGTGGAAGAAATGTCCCAGAAGAAATTCGCGAAAGTCTGTTACCTGACAAATCAAGGAAAACAAGTTTCTTTGTTGACGAAAAAGCGTCCTGGTCAATGGTGTATATCAGGTTTCGTCTTAGATTAAGATAAAGGAGCTCTCTAGAAAATAAATCGCCATGTTTTAATTCTGTAATACGGTTGTCTGATATGTTGAGAACCTTTAATTTGACATATGAATTTAATATTGGAATCCCTGATTCAACCATAGCAGATAGAAGATTGTGCTGAAGGTACAAAACCTGCACTTCTTCACCATGGTGTATGTACCGAGTAAGGAAGTTGTGGCTTAGATCGACAATACGCGACTGAAAAACTGGTGCATAATTCAGTCTGCAGTGACTGAAATTCATCATACTTCTGAATGCCCCACTTATTGTAGTGCTGTCACCTGAAAAGTCTGCCGATATTGTAAGAGTTTCTGTGGGGAAGGTCATTGTCaagttctttatatgaaattgAACCCCAGTTCCTTTATTCATATCAAATCGAGGTATACCACTTTCACCATTCCCAATTACGTTTAAAATAGTACAATTCTCTAACTGTACTTCACGCAAAGACAATAAGTTATCCTCCAATGCGTTGATGAGTATataatcaacaattgaattttGTATCTTTAGGTGGTTGAACCTGATACGTCTACTCATGGGACATACACACAAGGTTTCTATAATGGAATCTAAAATGTAAAGCGAGAAAATGTGTCGATTGTCAAAGAGATCGACATTAAGAGTACTGCAGCTTACATTCTGAAGTATGATCACCTGTGACATATCAGTACATTTCGTGTTCACGCAATTCAGGCTTCTACCAAAACACTTGCATGCTGAAGGACAAAATGGTGTACACAGGGAGTTACTTGTTATTTCAGTGTCACACTCTTGTGTTGTCATTTCTTCTCCAGTACAATCTTCGAAATCAGTTGAATTTGTCCCGTTAATTTTGCCTACGGTTCCTGGGTTATTCTCTATGCACTCCACCCCACATGACGCGTTAATGGAAGAATGTTCCTTGTCAAAACTCTGCAATGCTTCGCTAGAGTTTGTAGTGTTACCAATAACCGTTGATATGGTATCATTGCTTGTTTCCTGTTCGTTGCTCGAGACATAACAAATTGGATTTTCATTAGCATCATCTACAGAAAGAAGAAATAAATATGACAAGACTTTAATGGATTGACGAAATTATAGATTTCGAATACAAAATATGAGTACTTCTTGAATATATTCCAAAAAGAACGACAGACAGTGAATTCGAATATTGCTTGAAGAATTATTGGAAACGAAATAGTTATTACTAATAAATGCAAAGTTACACAAAAAGACAGAGAATGTCTTTTTGTCAGTCTACTATGTTGTAATACCATACAAATGTCTTGGCAAACTCTCGAGAAATCACTAATAATGTATGCGCGTTTCTGAACATGGCTGAAATCAAGTGATAATGAAAGATAAATTAATGTTACTACAAACGTATAGGGGAAAGGGACATATCTCGGGGTGCTGGAAATGACATTTACTAGAAAGTTAGGTATATGAAGGAGCTTACCAGAAGTAGAAGATGTAAAATACCTATGGGCGGttgaaaatattttgcgtaAAATAACAATTCAAAGTACATTTGCAGTAATTAACTGGGTCCTTAATAATTAATTATTGGGATAATAATGAATATTCTTTGAAGGTGTAGTAAATAAGAATGGTGATAATGATGATGTAGACATAGAAAATAATGCTTATTAAGACGTTTTATGAATGAAGTCAACATGAAGTATTTACTCCAAACAAAAATAACACAGTGCTTTATGCATTAGAGTCAGCCGTACCTGCGAGTCGGACACCTTAATTATTAAGTATTCTTATGATATAACAGTGTACGCAAAAAGCAATATATTTGCAAAACCTGTTGCACCAAATATTATGAAAGCATCAAGGCCGGTCAGGGgaaaacatatatattgaatattctAAAAGCTGCCTGCACCCGCTGGATACAAAATCCTTGGGACGGACCAGATAACTTACAAATAGTTCTAATAAAGATTACaaagtatatgtatattgtgAAGTGCATGTAACCAACCCTACAAAACTAGTTCTTTACTACGCATAAAACTCGATTTCTATTGGTCAATTCTTTACCAAtacatgctacatgtatataaacattttaccgttaataaaacattttatcGCAATTGCTAACGTAGCGAGGAAAATACAAGTCTTTACTCCTTAACATTATAAAACATAACGGCACTCTAGGTTTCCTTTTAACtcttaaaagtttattgttatttcgaatttccaaaattccAGCTTGagcatttgtcgaaatgcacatctggtgcatcaaaccTGGTACCGTATAAGGTTTTACATAAACAACACTATGTTTTATGCATGACAATCAGTCTTGCGTTCAAGCTAAAATAAACTTTGACATAAGTGAACGCTTTCCAACTCAATCCCACATTGTAGCCATCCTTTGAACTATAGCTTTTCCATCCTCCATGCCTTTTCAGGCATCTCTCTCGTCAATAATAAAATTCCCTGGCACAGTCGTTCCCCCAACCTTAATTTATGGAATCCAatatcaacccccccccccccccccccccccccatcaacATATCTAACGAGAAAACTGAAAAGCCAGAAACGACCCCGCAATAAATATTATCCATCTACAACTGAACTAAATATCTGATCGGGTAGTTGAATAGGCATGGTTAGCAAACCCACCCTTATTTTTCTCAAGGCTTGAAAATAATATGAAGACTTGAAATATAGAGAATGCTGTCATTCATTACAGTGTTgtaattgataattaaaaacattctGAGTCCCATAACGACAAAACCGATAAATTTGAAAATCGATAGGAGTAATCCTCTTTCTATTCCGAGTATTACCATTAATTtctatgaaaatcttctcaagttATTGCAAACCTATAATCTTATCAGTATTAAATATTTTAAGTCTCATAACTCCGTATCGACAAAGCCTATACATCTGAAAACCGACTAGAGGGTTTCTCTGCCGAATTCAAGCATTATGTATAAATTGTATGAAAATCTTCCCAACACAGCTTAAGTTGTCGCATGAACTAGCAAGTGCTGACGAAAAGACAGCTGATATAACATCTGAAAAACAAAAGGGATATTCCTCTGCCTAATCGTACGAGGGCGCG is part of the Ostrea edulis chromosome 2, xbOstEdul1.1, whole genome shotgun sequence genome and harbors:
- the LOC125681994 gene encoding G-protein coupled receptor GRL101-like; amino-acid sequence: MCSSEECVSSGLLCDGSPDCMDGSDERFCYDANENPICYVSSNEQETSNDTISTVIGNTTNSSEALQSFDKEHSSINASCGVECIENNPGTVGKINGTNSTDFEDCTGEEMTTQECDTEITSNSLCTPFCPSACKCFGRSLNCVNTKCTDMSQVIILQNVSCSTLNVDLFDNRHIFSLYILDSIIETLCVCPMSRRIRFNHLKIQNSIVDYILINALEDNLLSLREVQLENCTILNVIGNGESGIPRFDMNKGTGVQFHIKNLTMTFPTETLTISADFSGDSTTISGAFRSMMNFSHCRLNYAPVFQSRIVDLSHNFLTRYIHHGEEVQVLYLQHNLLSAMVESGIPILNSYVKLKVLNISDNRITELKHGDLFSRELLYLNLRRNLIYTIDQDAFSSTKKLVFLDLSGNRLSRISSGTFLPLESLQELYIQENDFQVYDGMFNGLKSLQLLQVEYFSICCANPRTANELQCIAPVDGISSCENLINVPVLSVTIWYIALLATFGNFLVLLYNVYNFKNMSSKKYTIFTINLSLADFLMGVYLYIVAITNLIYTGRYGLSDYTWRHSAACTVTGIIATLSSEASALTVFLITLDRFIAVKYPFSNLKFSIKTASILSVLAWVISLLLSLIPLLPLPIFKDFYAQSGICISLPLSVKRRTGWEYSMIIFVGFNFFLFLGILVGQISMFVEVMRSGASVRSSKSKEREKNLAATVFAIVLTDICCWIPVGTIGMLTFFGIAVPPDVYAWIIVVVLPINSALNPLLYTLTAVIKRKKKQEAEIYSQLKQQLAYWKSKYMRADPSSATVCES